Proteins co-encoded in one Bremerella sp. TYQ1 genomic window:
- a CDS encoding DUF1559 domain-containing protein: protein MKSLLDSQRPSSRNRRGFTLVELLVVIAIIGVLVALLLPAVQQAREAARRAQCVNNLKNIGLAMHNYHDTYTNLPYLGFTGWNGDTISVFGRLLPFIEQTAMYDTLNFNVRANDGNNKLYRTTPIDVYSCPSETVTLGEANSGNNHWSHQRYSYGVCVGNTNYGQENANNWDGLWTYTNGGSAFRMGDKIAGLASVTDGTSNTVMVSELPMNQNENGWQGMYAAGIYASGAGFTGYLTPNTKASVDGGRRCWNPDDYLQKIPCHNGGDHWHTATFAAFSMHPGGVNACNFDGSVSFVPETIDIWAWRARTSTQGGEVISQ from the coding sequence ATGAAATCGCTTCTTGATTCTCAACGTCCATCGTCCCGAAATCGTCGGGGTTTCACGCTGGTCGAATTGCTCGTGGTGATCGCCATCATTGGTGTCCTCGTCGCGCTTTTACTTCCTGCCGTCCAGCAAGCTCGCGAAGCCGCTCGACGCGCCCAGTGTGTTAACAACCTCAAGAACATTGGGTTGGCGATGCACAACTACCACGATACCTATACGAACCTCCCCTACCTCGGCTTCACCGGCTGGAACGGTGACACGATCTCGGTATTCGGTCGCCTGCTGCCGTTCATCGAACAAACGGCAATGTACGACACGCTGAACTTCAACGTGCGTGCCAACGATGGAAACAACAAGCTGTACCGCACCACGCCGATCGACGTTTACTCGTGCCCTTCGGAAACGGTGACGCTGGGCGAAGCCAACAGTGGCAACAACCATTGGTCGCATCAGCGATACAGCTACGGTGTTTGCGTCGGTAACACGAACTACGGTCAGGAGAACGCGAACAACTGGGATGGTCTGTGGACTTACACCAACGGTGGTTCCGCTTTCCGCATGGGCGACAAGATTGCCGGCCTGGCTTCGGTGACCGACGGTACGAGTAACACCGTGATGGTTTCGGAATTGCCAATGAACCAAAACGAAAATGGCTGGCAAGGGATGTACGCCGCAGGCATCTACGCTTCCGGCGCTGGTTTCACTGGTTACTTGACCCCGAACACCAAGGCTTCGGTCGACGGCGGTCGTCGCTGCTGGAACCCTGATGACTATCTCCAGAAGATTCCTTGCCACAACGGTGGCGACCACTGGCACACGGCAACTTTCGCTGCGTTCAGCATGCACCCAGGCGGGGTGAATGCTTGTAACTTCGATGGATCGGTCAGCTTCGTTCCGGAAACGATCGACATCTGGGCATGGCGTGCTCGTACGTCGACTCAAGGTGGCGAGGTTATCAGTCAATAA